GATACCGGTCGCGCCCGCCGCGCACTTCGCCTGTGGCGGCATCGTGGCCTCGACGGCAGGCCGTACCGGAGTCGTCGGCCTCTACGCGGTCGGCGAGGTGGCCAGGACCGGCCTGCACGGGGCGAATCGACTGGCGTCGAACAGCCTGTTGGAAGGCCTGGTGACCGGGCGGACGGTGGCCGAGGCGGTGGCCGCTGATCTGGCGGCCTGCCTGCTGGGCGGCCCTACCGGCTCGGTCGACGCCGTGCTGCCCGCCGAGGCGGTGGCCGACCGGCCGGTGCTCCAGCGGGCCATGAGCAGACATGCCGCCATCGGCCGCGACGACGCCGGGCTGGTCGAGGCGGCGGCCACGCTGGACGCCTGTTCCGTCGTGCGCCCGTTGCGGACGCCGGAGCTGGTGGCCGATGCGGCGCTCGCCCTGGTGGCTCGGCTGCTGCTGCTCGCCGCGACCCGCCGCACGGAGTCGCGAGGCTGCCACGTGCGCCATGATCATCCCGAACGCGACGATCGGCGCTGGCTGCGGAGCCTGCCCGCCCGCCTGGACGTGGCAGGCCTGCCGATCCTCGTCGATCCGATCAGCCTGAAGGGTGTCGCATGAGTTCGCGTTTCGCAGAGTTCGTCCCGGCCGAGTTCTCCTCGACCGTGCTCGGGGAACTGGAGGCCGCCTCGCTCGACCCGGCAGAGGTGCGGCGGGTGGTGCTCACCGCCTTGGAGGAGGACCTCAGATACGGGCCGGACGTGACCACCTCGGCCACTGTCCCCGCCGACGCGGTCGCGGTCGCCGACGTGGCGGCGCGGCGGGCGGGCACCGTCGCGGGCATTCCGGTCTTCCTCGCTGTGCTGGACACCGTGCTGGGACCCGATCGCGTCGAGGTGCAGACGGAACTCTCCGACGGAGACCGGGTGGTGCCCGGCCAGGCCGCGCTGCGGGTCAAGGCGTCGGTGCGCGGACTGTTGACCGCCGAGCGCACGGCGTTGAACCTTCTCTGCCATCTCTCCGGCGTCGCCACCCTCACCTCGGCCTGGGTGGCCGAGGTCGCAGGCACCAACTGCGTCATCCGGGACAGCCGCAAGACCACGCCGGGGCTGCGGCACCTGGAGAAGTACGCGGTGCGCTGCGGAGACGGGGCCAACCATCGGATGGGTCTCGGAGACGCCGCCCTGATCAAGGACAACCACGTGGTCGCGGCGGGCTCGGTCACCTCGGCCCTGGCCGCCGTCCGTGCCCACGCCCCGGACCTGCCCTACGAGGTCGAGGTGACCACGCTGACGGAACTCGACGCCGTCCTGGCCGACCGCGCGGAACTGGTGCTGCTGGACAACTTCAGCCCGCAGCAGTGCGCCGAGGCCGTCCGGCGCCGGGACGCGGCAGGCACCGGCACCCGGCTGGAGGCCTCCGGCGGGCTCACCCTGGACGTCGCCAGGGAGTACGCCGTCACCGGGGTGGACTACCTGGCGGTGGGCGGGCTCACCCACTCGGCGCCCGCGCTGGACCTCGGGCTGGATCTGATCTGATCGACACGGCGTCGGGCGTCCAGCGCCTGGCGACGGGTGCCGGACGCCGTCGTGACCGGCGTCGTCCGGCGCCAGGACGTTCGTCGGTGCGCGGGGCCTGTGCGGGCGGGGCGTCGTCGCCGGTCCCTCGGTCACCGGCGGTGCGCCGATCGGGCGGCTCAACGCGGTTCTCGCCGTGCCGGGGCGCCGACCGGGGCCGACGTGGTCTCGGGCAGTCGCGGCGTCCGCGCCGGCACCGTTCGTGCCCCGGCCGGGGCGACGGGGCAAGCACGGAACCAGGCCCGGTTGCCCGACGATCACCGTGCTTTCTAGGGTGATCTGTGCCCACTCCCCGCCATCGGCTGTCGGTCTGCGTGCTGACCGTCGCGTTGTTCTCCGCCGCCTGTACCAGCCCGCTGTCGCCGAATCGGAACTCCGCCGACGCGACCGCCCCGCTGGTTCTGTCCACTGTGGACGAGCCCGAGACCCTGCATCCGTTGGCAGGATTCGGCAGCGGCGGCGCCGCCAAGTTCTATGACGGACTCCTCGCCCCCGACGCACGGCTGGAGCTGCGGCCCGCGCTGGCGACCGAGATGCCCGAGCCCGACGAGGACGGGCTCGCCTGGACGGTGCGGCTCCGGCCGGGGGTGACCTTCCACGACGGCAGCGACTTCGGCCCGGAG
The Actinoalloteichus fjordicus DNA segment above includes these coding regions:
- the nadC gene encoding carboxylating nicotinate-nucleotide diphosphorylase; this encodes MSSRFAEFVPAEFSSTVLGELEAASLDPAEVRRVVLTALEEDLRYGPDVTTSATVPADAVAVADVAARRAGTVAGIPVFLAVLDTVLGPDRVEVQTELSDGDRVVPGQAALRVKASVRGLLTAERTALNLLCHLSGVATLTSAWVAEVAGTNCVIRDSRKTTPGLRHLEKYAVRCGDGANHRMGLGDAALIKDNHVVAAGSVTSALAAVRAHAPDLPYEVEVTTLTELDAVLADRAELVLLDNFSPQQCAEAVRRRDAAGTGTRLEASGGLTLDVAREYAVTGVDYLAVGGLTHSAPALDLGLDLI